GCCGGAGCCGACCGTTCCGAGTAGAGTGCCGGTATGACGCGGAGCGCTCGGTCCGGCCTGCTGCCGCTCGTCGTCGTACTGCTGTGCAGCGCTCCGCCGTCTCCGCCGGCGCAGGCCGCCTGCACGATTGATCGGACGCCCTCGGACCCGGCGGCTCCGTTCACGCGACATCTGGGGCCGGACTGCAGCGAGCAGGAGCGACAGGCGCAGGCCGTGTCCTCCGCCGATCTTCTCGCGGCGCTGAAGGCGGGGCGAGGCCTCGACCTGACCGGCGTGGTCGTCGCCGGGAACCTGATGCTGGATCAACTGCCTGTGATCCCCGTGAGCCGGGTGGACGGACTGTCGCCCGGCCTTCAGCGGGCCGTCCGGGATCGGGGACTGAAGGAGCTGCGCGTGATCGCCGGACCGGTTTCGATCCGGCGCTCTGTCGTTCGGGGCGCGATCCAAACGAACCTCCAGGACGGTCTCCTGCTGTTCAAGGGGCCGGTCACGATGGCCGGGACGACGTTCGAGCAACCGGTGGACCTCTCGCACTCGGGTTTTCTGGGACCGGTTGACGGATCGGAGGCGGTCTTCCTTCGCCAGAGCTTCTTCCTCAATTCGGTGTTCGCGCAGCCGGTCCGGTTCGAAAAGACGGCTTTCGGGGTCCATGCTCGCTTTCACCGGGCGGTGTTTGAGGAGCCGGTCACCTTTCATCGGGCGGGATTCAACGGACTGGCGGAATTTCTGGAGGTGACGTTCGAGAAGGACGCCCGTTTCTCGCAGACCCACTTCAAGATGGGCACAGGGTTCTCGGGCAGCCAGTTTCGCGGCGCCCTGGATTTTTCCGAAGCCCTCTTCGAACGGGAGGCTTTTTTTCTCTTCACGCGGTTCGAGAAAGACGCCTACTTCCGCCGCGCGACCTTCCGGGCCACCGCGGACTTTTCCGACGCGCGGTTCAACGGGGTGGACGACTTCTCCAAGACCTTCTTCAACGACCAGCCCCGCTTTACGAGGACGAAGGCCAACCGGGAGGGGGCCCCGCCGCTCGGGCTCCAAAACCCTCGGATCTTCTACGGAGTCACGGCGGCGCTGGGGATTTTTACCCTGTTCTTCGTCTGGGCTCTCCGGAAAAGGTCCTAGGCCGAGACCACTATATATAGAATTTTCCTTGCCTTTCTCTACATAAGGTAGTATAAGCGATCAATCGTCTGACCGATACGGCCGGAGGGCCTCGTGGAACAGCTTGAAATTCCGTATCAAGTCCGTCTGCAGCAGTTCGAGGGACCGCTGGACCTGCTGCTGCACCTGATCAAGAAGAACGAGATCAATATTTATGACATCCCGATCGCGTTGATTACGCAGCAGTATCTGGACTACCTCAGCCTGATGAAGTCCCTGAACCTGGCCGTGGCCGGGGAATTCCTGGTGATGGCGGCCACGTTGGTGCAGATCAAATCCCGGATGCTTCTCCCGGCCGATGAGACGGAGACCGACGAGGAAGAGGGACCGGACCCGCGCGAGGAGCTGGTCAGACGGCTGCTGGCCTACAAGCAGTTCAAGGAGGCGGCCAGCCAGCTCGAGCACCAGGAACGGCTCTGGCGGGACGTCTTCGCCCGGGAGCCGCTCCCCGTGGCCGAGGTCAGGTCCGAGGAGGCGCTGATCGAGGAGGTCTCGCTGTTCGACTTGGTGGATGCGCTCCAGTCGGTGCTCCTGCGGGCCCCCGATCCGCGCTTGCTCGAGATCGTTTCGGAGAACCTCACGGTCAAGGACCGGATGAATGCAATCCTGGAGACCCTGGAGAGCAAGGAGTCGGTCACGTTCCCGTCGCTCTTCGAGGGACAGTGCCACCGGCTGCTCATCATCGTGACGTTCCTGGCCCTGCTGGAGCTGACGCGGCTCAGGCTGGTGCGGGTGTTTCAAGCGGAGACCTTCGGTCCGATTCTCGTCTCCCGCGCCTTCATGCTGATGACCGACGAGGACGCGGGGGAGCTGTAAGGAGCCAGGCTTGGAGGAGGCTATGAAGACTACGTCAACGGTGCGTGCCGAGGGAGAAGCAGCGAAGGCGCCGTCGCCATTGGCCTTGTTTGAAGGCGGGCCGGAGACGCAGGAGCCGACCGCTTCGACGGCCGTTTCGTCTGGCGAGGGCGAGCCGGAGGCCCGGCCGGCGGTGGAAGAACGCGAGATGTGCGCGATCCTTGAGGCGCTCTTGTTCGTCTCTCAGGGACCGCTCACGGTCGAACGGATGGCCTCGGTGCTCGAGGGGGTTCCCAAGGCCGAGCTCAGGCAGGCGCTGAAGCGGATGCAGGAGGAGTATGAAGCGGCCGGCCGCAGCCTGCAGCTTGTGGAGATCGCCGGCGGGTTCCAACTGGTGACGCGCCCCGACTATGCGCCGTGGATCAAGCGGCTGGAAAAGGCAAAAGCGGCTCCCAAGCTCTCCCGGTCGGCGATGGAATCGCTGGCGATCATCGCCTACAAGCAGCCGATCGTCCGGTCGGAGATCGAGCATATCCGCGGCGTCGAGACCTCCGGCGTCATTCGGACCCTCCTGGAGCGCAAACTCGTCCGGATCGTCGGCCGGAAGGACGTGCCTGGGCGGCCGATCATGTACGGGACGACCAAGTATTTCCTGCAACATTTCGGGCTCCGGGACCTTTCGGAACTCCCGCCCCTGCGCGAGTTCAAGGAGCTGGGCGAAGCCGAGCAGGCGGAGCTGCCGGTCGGGGAGGACCCCCTGACGATCGGCGCGGATCGCGACGCCGCCGAACCGGAGCCCGAGTCCGTCCACCACGCCTGATCCCCCGGCTGTCCACCTGCCGGTCTCTTTCCGCAACCCTTGTCCTTTCTTCGACTGAATGCCTAGAATGGGCCATGGATCTGCTGCTCCCTGAGAAGAAGCGGGCGGTGGCCGCGGACCTGCGTCGGCGGCTGGGGCCGGACAAGGTCCGAGACGACGGGCCGACCTTGACCGCCTACGCGGTGGACGCGAGCATCTACAAGCTGGTTCCCCAGGCCGTCGTCCTGGCCGAAGGGGAGGCGGACATCGAATCGGTGCTCGACTATGCGGGACGGGCCGGTGTGCCGGTGACCCCGCGGGCCGCGGGGACCAACCTGACCGGCTCGGCGATCGGCTCCGGCGTCATCCTGGACGTGTCCCGCATGAGCCGTATCCTGGAAGTGAACTGGGAAGAGAAGTGGGCGCGCGTGCAGCCGGGCCTCGTGTTCGCCGAGCTGAACCGGCGCTTGGCCCGCCAGGGGCTTCTCTTCGGGCCGGATCCCTCCAGCGGGGACATGTGCAAACTGGGCGGGATGGTCGCGAACAATTCCTCCGGGCCCCACACGCTACGGTACGGGTCCGTCAAGGACAACGTGCTCGGGCTGCGGGTCTGCCTCCATTCCGGCTGGCTGGAGGCCAGGCCGTACCGGCTCGACGATCCGGTCCTGGGGGAGTTGCTGATGCGCCACCCGGCGATCGGAACCGTGCTGGAGCTCGTGAAGACCCATGCCGACCTGATCGCGCGCAGGCGGCCGACCGTCAGCAAGAACAGCAGCGGGTACAACCTGTTCGGCCTCCTCGACGGTCTCGGACAGGGGCTCTGGGATCTCCCCAAACTTTTCGTCGGGAGCGAGGGGACGCTCGGCGTGGTCAGCGAAGCCACCCTCCGGCTGGTGGACCGTCCGACGGCAACCGCCACCGCGCTGCTCCACTTCCGCGACCTGGAAGCGGTGGGCGACGCCGTGCCCGGGCTCCTGGCCCTGGCGCCGAGCGCGCTGGAGGTGCTGGACCGGAACACGCTGGACCTGATCGGCCGGGAACGGCACGGGATCCCGGCCGATGCGGCGGCCACGTTGCTGGTGGAGCTCGACGAGGACGGGGCGGGCGGTGCCATCGGGGAGCGCGTCGCCCGCCTGACGTCGGATTGCAAACGCTACCGTCTGTCGGCCGATCCGGTCCTGGCCCACGAGCCGGAGCGGCGCGAACAGCTCTGGAAGGCGCGCAAGGCGCTCTATCCGACCTTGTACCGGTTCGACGCGCGGAAGAAGCCGATCAACTACGTGGACGACGTGGTCGTCCGGGCCGAGCGGATCGGCGAGTTGATCCGCTACCTGGAGGAGGTCTTTCAAGCCAGACGGGTGCCGGTGGCGGTCTTCGGCCACATCGGGAACGGGAACGCCCACATCGTGCCGTTGCTGGACGTGAACGACCGCGGGGACTTCGCGCGGATGGTGGAATCCTATCGGGAGATCCACGAGACGGTTTTGAGCCGGTTCAACGGCTCGATTTGCGGCGAGCACGGGGACGGGCGCGTGCGCGCGGAACTCGTCCGCCGCATGTTCGGGGAGGAGCTCTACGAGCTGTTCGTGCAGGTCAAGCGGAGCCTGGACCCACAGGGCGTGCTGAACCCCGGCGTGAAGCTCAGCCAGACCTCCTTCACCGAGCACCTCGACTTCGCGCGCCTCTCCAAGCCCTGCGCCACCTGTGCCAAGTGCAACTCCGTTTGCCCCGTGTACGACGTCTTCCAGTCCGAAGACATGAGTTCGCGGGGCTGGTTCGAGATCGTCACCGCCAAGGACTACAGCTACCTCGACTCCAGGCGGGTCGTGGAGGCCTGCCTGAACTGCAAGTCATGCCGCACGATCTGTCCTGCCGGGGTGGACGTGTCGGACCTGATCCTCAAGCGCCGGGCGGAGCATCCCAACCGGCTGGCCGGGCTGATCTTCGCCCTGCACGCCCGTCCCCGGCTGTTCGAGCCCCTGCTCAAGCTGGCCGCTGCGACCCAAGGGATCTGGGACCGTCCGTGGGCGCGTGCGTGGCTGGAGCGGCTCACCCGGCCGCTCCTGCGGCGCCTGGCCGAAACCGCCCGGCTGCCCGGGGACATGATCCTGCCGCGTCTGGCGGTCAAACATCTGCGGGATCGCTATCCGGAGCTGGCCGACGGCAAGGGCGCGGACGGAGCGGGGCGGGTGGCCTATTTTCACGGTTGCGCCGCGAACTATTTCGACGACGGGGTGGGGGACGCGGTCATCGCCGTGCTCCGCCGGCACGGGATCGAGCCGGCTTTGCCGCCGCAACGGTGCTCGGGCACGCCCGTCCAGACTTATGGGTACGAAGCCCTCGCGCGGGACCATGCCCGGTTCAACCTGGCGTCCCTCCGCGGCTACGACACGGTCGTGACCGGCTGCGCCTCCTGCACGCTCATGCTGAAGGACTATGTCCGGCTGTTTGACTCGGGCCCGGAGCGGGAAGCGGCCGAGTCGTTGGCCCGCCGGGTCCAACACATCAGCGAATTTGTCGCCGGGCTGGGCGCCGGCCCGGTCGCAAGGCCGGAGGGGGTTGCGAAGAGGAGACGGATTACCTACCATTCGTCCTGCCACCTGCGGGCCGCCGGCGTGACGAAGCAGCCCCGCCAGGTGCTGGCGGCCTTGCCCGGCGTGGAGTTCGTCGAGATGCAGGATGCGGACCGGTGCGCGGGCGGGGCCGGGACCTACCTGGTCAAGGATTACGACACGGCGCAGCGGATCTTCGAGCGGAAGCGGCGGGCGATTCTGGAGAGCGGGGCCGAGGTGGTGGCGACGAGCTGTCCGGCCTGCATGATCCAACTCACCAACGGACTGAGAGGAGCGGTTCCGGTCAAGCACGTGGCGGAGTTGCTGCACGAGGCCTATCAGGCGGCGGACGAGGGGCACGGACGTCCGGCTTCAGACTCATGACGATCCGGAGGGCGGACTGGCTGTTTGTCCTGGCGGTCGTGGCCGTCGTGCTCTTCGTCTCGCTGCTGCCCTCGCCGCGCGAGAACAACCCGCCGGTTCCGGACACGCCCGAACATCGCGGGGTGGGGGAGAAGCTCTGTTCCCAGTGCCATGCCCCTGGGCAGAGCCGGCCGCTGCCTAGCTGGCATCCCAAGCGGCAGGACTGCTTCCGGTGTCATAAGCAGGGCTAGGGGCAAGAGGCGCGAGGCCAGAGGTGATTGCAAGACACGAGGAATCCTCCCCTTCGCCTCGTGCCCCGCGCCCCGCGCCGTTTTGGGAGGAAGATAAATGGTGACGGTGGTGCTGTTCGGTCAGACGTTGCGGCAGACGGTGGAAGAACCGGAAGTGCAGTGTGAAGTGTCCGGGCCGACGACGGTCCGCGGCCTGCTGGAGGCGCACCAGGACAAGCTGGGCAGCCTGCTCTCGCTCATGAACCGGGGCGAGCTGATGGTGACGGTGAACCGGAAGATCGGGACCCTGGATTCATCGGTCAAGGACGGGGATACGGTGAGGCTGACGCACCAGTTCAATCCGACCTTCGACGGAGCCAGGTGGCACAATCCGTGACGGGAAAAGCTGTCAGCCGGTCGAGTTGATCAAGCGGTCGGCGGCGTGGATTCCGCAACGACGCCCATCGCCCGGTACTTCTGCTGTCGCCTCGCCAGCAGAGCCTCGACCGACAACTCCTCGATCTGATGCAGGTGGGTGGAGAGGGCCTTGGCAACCCGGTCGGCCATGGTTTGCGGATCGCGGTGCGCGCCGCCGACCGGCTCCGGAAGCACCTCGTCAACGACCCCGAGCCGGAGCAGGTCGGGCGCCGTCATCTTCAGCGCCGCGGCCGCGTCCGGGGCCTTGGCCGGGTCGTCCCAGAGGATCGCCGCGCAGCCCTCCGGCGAAATGACGGAATAGACGGAGTGCTCCAGCATGAGCACCCGGTCCGCCACGCCCAGGGCCAGCGCGCCTCCGCTGCCCCCCTCGCCCGTGACGACCGAGACGATCGGCACCGTGAGCCGGGACATGACGAGCAGGTTCCGGGCGATGGCTTCGGCCTGCCCCCGCTCCTCGGCGCCGATGCCGGGGTAGGCGCCCGGCGTGTCGATGAAGGTCAGGATCGGCCGCCCGAATTTCTCCGCCAGCCGCATCAGCCGGAGCGCCTTGCGATAGCCTTCCGGGTTCGGCATCCCGAAGTTGCGCTGCATCCGCTCCTTGAGCGTTTTGCCCTTCT
This portion of the Nitrospirota bacterium genome encodes:
- a CDS encoding FAD-binding and (Fe-S)-binding domain-containing protein, translated to MDLLLPEKKRAVAADLRRRLGPDKVRDDGPTLTAYAVDASIYKLVPQAVVLAEGEADIESVLDYAGRAGVPVTPRAAGTNLTGSAIGSGVILDVSRMSRILEVNWEEKWARVQPGLVFAELNRRLARQGLLFGPDPSSGDMCKLGGMVANNSSGPHTLRYGSVKDNVLGLRVCLHSGWLEARPYRLDDPVLGELLMRHPAIGTVLELVKTHADLIARRRPTVSKNSSGYNLFGLLDGLGQGLWDLPKLFVGSEGTLGVVSEATLRLVDRPTATATALLHFRDLEAVGDAVPGLLALAPSALEVLDRNTLDLIGRERHGIPADAAATLLVELDEDGAGGAIGERVARLTSDCKRYRLSADPVLAHEPERREQLWKARKALYPTLYRFDARKKPINYVDDVVVRAERIGELIRYLEEVFQARRVPVAVFGHIGNGNAHIVPLLDVNDRGDFARMVESYREIHETVLSRFNGSICGEHGDGRVRAELVRRMFGEELYELFVQVKRSLDPQGVLNPGVKLSQTSFTEHLDFARLSKPCATCAKCNSVCPVYDVFQSEDMSSRGWFEIVTAKDYSYLDSRRVVEACLNCKSCRTICPAGVDVSDLILKRRAEHPNRLAGLIFALHARPRLFEPLLKLAAATQGIWDRPWARAWLERLTRPLLRRLAETARLPGDMILPRLAVKHLRDRYPELADGKGADGAGRVAYFHGCAANYFDDGVGDAVIAVLRRHGIEPALPPQRCSGTPVQTYGYEALARDHARFNLASLRGYDTVVTGCASCTLMLKDYVRLFDSGPEREAAESLARRVQHISEFVAGLGAGPVARPEGVAKRRRITYHSSCHLRAAGVTKQPRQVLAALPGVEFVEMQDADRCAGGAGTYLVKDYDTAQRIFERKRRAILESGAEVVATSCPACMIQLTNGLRGAVPVKHVAELLHEAYQAADEGHGRPASDS
- the scpB gene encoding SMC-Scp complex subunit ScpB, with the translated sequence MKTTSTVRAEGEAAKAPSPLALFEGGPETQEPTASTAVSSGEGEPEARPAVEEREMCAILEALLFVSQGPLTVERMASVLEGVPKAELRQALKRMQEEYEAAGRSLQLVEIAGGFQLVTRPDYAPWIKRLEKAKAAPKLSRSAMESLAIIAYKQPIVRSEIEHIRGVETSGVIRTLLERKLVRIVGRKDVPGRPIMYGTTKYFLQHFGLRDLSELPPLREFKELGEAEQAELPVGEDPLTIGADRDAAEPEPESVHHA
- a CDS encoding segregation/condensation protein A — translated: MEQLEIPYQVRLQQFEGPLDLLLHLIKKNEINIYDIPIALITQQYLDYLSLMKSLNLAVAGEFLVMAATLVQIKSRMLLPADETETDEEEGPDPREELVRRLLAYKQFKEAASQLEHQERLWRDVFAREPLPVAEVRSEEALIEEVSLFDLVDALQSVLLRAPDPRLLEIVSENLTVKDRMNAILETLESKESVTFPSLFEGQCHRLLIIVTFLALLELTRLRLVRVFQAETFGPILVSRAFMLMTDEDAGEL
- a CDS encoding MoaD/ThiS family protein — protein: MVTVVLFGQTLRQTVEEPEVQCEVSGPTTVRGLLEAHQDKLGSLLSLMNRGELMVTVNRKIGTLDSSVKDGDTVRLTHQFNPTFDGARWHNP
- a CDS encoding acetyl-CoA carboxylase carboxyltransferase subunit alpha; protein product: MRDYLEFEKPIREIEERIEKLTGAGSSRASAQEEIRKLKTRLAQVEAEIYGNLTAWQRTQIARHAQRPSILDYVGAFCRDFVELHGDRGFADDRAIVGGFARFNGRSVLVLGHQKGKTLKERMQRNFGMPNPEGYRKALRLMRLAEKFGRPILTFIDTPGAYPGIGAEERGQAEAIARNLLVMSRLTVPIVSVVTGEGGSGGALALGVADRVLMLEHSVYSVISPEGCAAILWDDPAKAPDAAAALKMTAPDLLRLGVVDEVLPEPVGGAHRDPQTMADRVAKALSTHLHQIEELSVEALLARRQQKYRAMGVVAESTPPTA
- a CDS encoding pentapeptide repeat-containing protein, with the protein product MTRSARSGLLPLVVVLLCSAPPSPPAQAACTIDRTPSDPAAPFTRHLGPDCSEQERQAQAVSSADLLAALKAGRGLDLTGVVVAGNLMLDQLPVIPVSRVDGLSPGLQRAVRDRGLKELRVIAGPVSIRRSVVRGAIQTNLQDGLLLFKGPVTMAGTTFEQPVDLSHSGFLGPVDGSEAVFLRQSFFLNSVFAQPVRFEKTAFGVHARFHRAVFEEPVTFHRAGFNGLAEFLEVTFEKDARFSQTHFKMGTGFSGSQFRGALDFSEALFEREAFFLFTRFEKDAYFRRATFRATADFSDARFNGVDDFSKTFFNDQPRFTRTKANREGAPPLGLQNPRIFYGVTAALGIFTLFFVWALRKRS